In one window of Protaetiibacter larvae DNA:
- a CDS encoding SDR family NAD(P)-dependent oxidoreductase, translating into MRIELSGRTALVTGSTQGIGLAIAAALADAGAAVAINGRGEASVATAIGQLSADGPERRLLAAPGDVTTEEGAAAVLGALPGGVDILVNNLGIFEARPALEIDDAEWRRFFETNVFSAVRLIRQTLPGMIARGWGRVIDITSDSAIVIPAEMIHYGATKTALLAVTRGFAKEAAGSGVTVNSVIAGPTHTGGVEDLVYQLVDRALPWDEAQREFMRLHRPQSLLGRLIEPEEIANLVAYLASPLASATTGAAVRVDGGYVDSILP; encoded by the coding sequence GTGCGCATCGAACTGAGCGGCCGGACCGCGCTCGTCACCGGATCCACCCAGGGCATCGGGCTCGCCATCGCGGCAGCGCTCGCGGACGCCGGGGCGGCGGTCGCGATCAACGGCCGCGGAGAGGCGTCGGTCGCGACGGCGATCGGGCAGCTCTCGGCGGACGGCCCGGAGCGGCGACTGCTCGCGGCGCCCGGCGACGTCACGACCGAGGAGGGCGCCGCGGCGGTGCTCGGCGCGCTGCCGGGCGGCGTCGACATCCTCGTCAACAACCTCGGCATCTTCGAGGCGCGCCCCGCGCTCGAGATCGACGACGCCGAGTGGCGGCGCTTCTTCGAGACGAACGTGTTCTCGGCGGTGCGCCTCATCCGGCAGACCCTCCCCGGCATGATCGCGCGCGGCTGGGGCCGCGTGATCGACATCACGAGCGACTCGGCCATCGTGATCCCCGCCGAGATGATCCACTACGGCGCCACCAAGACGGCACTGCTCGCCGTCACCCGCGGCTTCGCGAAAGAGGCGGCCGGATCCGGGGTCACCGTGAACTCGGTCATCGCGGGGCCGACGCACACGGGCGGAGTCGAGGACCTCGTCTACCAGCTCGTCGATCGGGCGCTCCCGTGGGACGAGGCGCAGCGCGAGTTCATGCGCCTGCACCGCCCTCAGTCGCTGCTCGGCAGGCTCATCGAGCCCGAGGAGATCGCGAACCTGGTCGCCTACCTCGCGTCACCGCTCGCCTCGGCGACCACCGGGGCCGCCGTGCGGGTCGACGGTGGCTACGTGGACTCGATCCTGCCGTAG
- a CDS encoding VOC family protein, with the protein MTETSRFAADTAMGAVTLNVADLDAMTRYYRDAVGLEVIDEADPRVVLGRGTRPVIVLVHSPELRHAGPREAGLFHTAILFDSKAALASAVYSVAQKHPGTFTGSSDHFVSNAFYFDDPEGNGVELYWDRDRSQWSWVHGTIEMGTVYLDPNRFLAENLTEEGMEHALPGDARVGHVHLSVGDVDTARAFYVDRLGFDETISIPGQAVFVSAGGYHHHMAMNVWNSRGAGRRQQTLGLGRVDIEVPDGDALGELGERLAHFGIDSRDDGRTVELDDPWGNRILVTAEGRG; encoded by the coding sequence ATGACCGAGACCAGCCGCTTCGCCGCCGACACCGCCATGGGCGCGGTGACCCTCAACGTCGCCGACCTCGACGCCATGACCCGCTACTACCGCGACGCCGTCGGCCTCGAGGTGATCGACGAAGCCGACCCCCGCGTCGTGCTCGGTCGCGGCACGCGGCCGGTGATCGTGCTCGTGCACTCGCCCGAACTGCGCCACGCCGGGCCGCGCGAGGCGGGACTGTTCCACACCGCGATCCTCTTCGACAGCAAAGCCGCACTCGCCTCCGCCGTCTACTCGGTCGCCCAGAAGCATCCCGGCACCTTCACCGGATCCAGCGACCACTTCGTCTCGAACGCCTTCTACTTCGACGACCCCGAAGGCAACGGCGTCGAGCTCTACTGGGATCGCGACCGCAGCCAGTGGAGCTGGGTGCACGGCACGATCGAGATGGGCACCGTCTACCTCGACCCCAACCGCTTCCTCGCCGAGAACCTCACCGAGGAGGGGATGGAGCACGCCCTCCCCGGGGACGCCCGCGTCGGCCACGTGCACCTCTCGGTGGGCGACGTCGACACCGCCCGCGCCTTCTACGTCGACCGGCTGGGCTTCGACGAGACCATCAGCATCCCCGGTCAGGCGGTCTTCGTGAGCGCGGGCGGATACCACCACCACATGGCGATGAACGTGTGGAACAGCCGCGGCGCGGGCCGACGCCAGCAGACCCTCGGGCTCGGCCGGGTCGACATCGAGGTGCCGGACGGCGATGCGCTGGGCGAACTCGGCGAGCGCCTCGCCCACTTCGGCATCGACAGCCGCGACGACGGGCGCACGGTCGAGCTCGACGATCCGTGGGGCAACCGCATCCTGGTCACCGCCGAGGGCCGCGGCTGA
- the purM gene encoding phosphoribosylformylglycinamidine cyclo-ligase: MPPGRRYAGRVTSTPAAHGDSSYAAAGVDTAAGDRAVELMKASVARTHGPEVLGGVGGFAGLFDVSALLGYRRPLLATSTDGVGTKIALALAVDKHDTIGQDLVAMVVDDIVVVGAKPLFMTDYIATGKVHPERIATLVAGVARACEATGTALVGGETAEHPGLMAPDDYDIAGAAVGVVEADAVLGPDRVQHGDVVVAIASSGLHSNGFSLVRHILDGRGLSYTDHAQELGGIVGEVLLEPTRLYTAPLLTVIDALPGAIHALSHVTGGGIAANLARVLPKGAWVELDRSTWSPQPVFRTLAEWGGLSLGDTEATWNLGVGFFAVVAQDAASSVTRALEAAGLPAWVAGRVSTASHDLAGFEQGAKGVDGGAVRLVGSFAD; the protein is encoded by the coding sequence ATGCCGCCTGGGCGCCGGTACGCTGGGCGGGTGACGAGCACCCCCGCAGCCCACGGCGACTCCAGCTACGCCGCCGCCGGCGTCGACACCGCGGCGGGCGACCGCGCGGTCGAGCTCATGAAGGCGTCCGTGGCGCGCACCCACGGCCCCGAGGTGCTCGGCGGGGTGGGCGGATTCGCGGGACTCTTCGACGTCTCCGCGCTGCTCGGCTACCGCCGTCCGCTGCTCGCGACCAGCACGGATGGCGTGGGCACCAAGATCGCGCTCGCGCTCGCGGTCGACAAGCACGACACGATCGGCCAGGACCTCGTGGCGATGGTCGTCGACGACATCGTCGTGGTGGGCGCGAAACCGCTGTTCATGACCGACTACATCGCCACCGGCAAGGTGCACCCCGAGCGCATCGCGACGCTGGTCGCGGGCGTCGCCCGGGCGTGCGAGGCCACCGGCACGGCCCTCGTCGGCGGCGAGACGGCCGAGCATCCCGGCCTCATGGCACCCGACGACTACGACATCGCGGGCGCCGCGGTGGGCGTCGTCGAGGCGGATGCGGTGCTCGGCCCGGACCGCGTGCAGCATGGCGACGTCGTGGTGGCGATCGCTTCGAGCGGCCTGCACTCGAACGGCTTCTCGCTCGTGCGGCACATCCTCGACGGGCGCGGCCTCTCGTACACCGACCACGCCCAGGAGCTCGGCGGCATCGTGGGCGAGGTGCTGCTCGAGCCGACCCGGCTGTACACGGCACCTCTGCTGACGGTCATCGACGCGCTGCCGGGCGCCATCCACGCCCTCAGCCATGTGACGGGCGGCGGGATCGCGGCGAACCTCGCGCGCGTGCTGCCGAAGGGCGCGTGGGTCGAGCTCGACCGCTCCACCTGGAGCCCGCAGCCGGTGTTCCGCACACTCGCCGAGTGGGGTGGACTGAGCCTCGGTGACACCGAGGCGACGTGGAATCTCGGGGTCGGATTCTTCGCGGTGGTCGCACAGGACGCCGCGAGTTCGGTCACGCGCGCGCTCGAGGCGGCGGGTCTGCCCGCCTGGGTCGCCGGACGGGTCTCGACGGCGTCCCACGATCTCGCGGGCTTCGAGCAGGGGGCGAAGGGCGTCGACGGCGGCGCGGTGCGGCTCGTCGGTTCGTTCGCCGACTGA
- a CDS encoding SGNH/GDSL hydrolase family protein, with translation MTDPAQPRLLRASRAFLVLHGPRILAQKRRLERDTPRLPDAALPWEGKLDGPAPLRLLVVGDSTAAGTGAPTQNEALPGALARALQARTGRGVIWRSVAENGADTRQFLERHLTDALARPADLVFVSLGANDALHARSARAFARDLRVLLETLSDRLPQARILMANLPVFARFALLPEPTRTTLYRHARNLERAAARVIARDPRWMRTEQTPPPYGPDFFASDLFHPSASGYTDWAVWAVDEAWSRGLSEIATTGAETTGAE, from the coding sequence GTGACCGACCCCGCCCAGCCTCGGCTGCTGCGCGCCAGCCGCGCGTTCCTCGTGCTGCACGGTCCGCGCATCCTCGCGCAGAAGCGCCGACTCGAGCGCGACACCCCGCGCCTGCCGGATGCGGCGCTACCCTGGGAGGGCAAGCTCGACGGTCCCGCGCCGCTGCGCCTGCTCGTGGTGGGCGACTCGACGGCGGCCGGAACGGGCGCCCCGACCCAGAACGAGGCGCTGCCGGGGGCGCTCGCCCGAGCCCTGCAGGCGCGCACCGGACGCGGGGTCATCTGGCGCTCGGTGGCCGAGAACGGGGCCGACACCCGGCAGTTCCTCGAGCGGCACCTCACCGACGCGCTCGCCCGACCGGCCGACCTGGTGTTCGTCTCGCTCGGCGCGAACGACGCCCTCCACGCCCGCAGCGCCCGCGCCTTCGCCCGCGACCTGCGCGTGCTGCTCGAAACCCTCAGCGACCGGCTGCCGCAGGCCCGCATCCTGATGGCCAACCTGCCCGTCTTCGCGCGATTCGCGTTGCTGCCCGAGCCCACGCGCACCACCCTCTACCGGCACGCGCGCAACCTCGAGCGGGCCGCCGCGCGCGTCATCGCGCGGGATCCGCGGTGGATGCGCACCGAGCAGACACCACCGCCCTACGGTCCGGACTTCTTCGCGAGCGACCTCTTCCACCCCTCGGCGTCGGGCTACACCGACTGGGCGGTGTGGGCGGTCGATGAGGCGTGGTCGCGGGGGCTCTCCGAGATCGCGACCACGGGGGCCGAGACCACCGGGGCCGAGTAG
- a CDS encoding phosphoribosylaminoimidazolesuccinocarboxamide synthase, which yields MSGIGDPRLEALRWRHEYAGKVRDLYLSDAEPGRALVVASDRVSAFDHVLSPGIPGKGALLTQLSLWWFSRLEVPNHLVEPTAGGLAALESPLPPDVAARAMLVKRLDMFPIEAVVRGYLVGSGWVEYQASRSVCGIPLPAGLSNGDRLPEPIYTPAYKAPLGEHDENITFAQTVELVGATDAAAIRDLSLHVFSTASAIAEERGVILADTKFEFGRDAASGEITLADEVLTSDSSRYWDAEAYAAGGANRLDSFDKQIVRDWLAAHWDKQGTPPELPAEIVERTAARYRELIERLTLPR from the coding sequence ATGAGCGGCATCGGCGACCCCCGCCTCGAGGCGCTGCGCTGGCGCCACGAGTACGCCGGCAAGGTGCGCGACCTCTACCTCTCGGATGCGGAGCCGGGCCGCGCGCTCGTCGTCGCATCCGACCGGGTGAGCGCCTTCGACCACGTGCTGAGCCCCGGGATTCCCGGCAAGGGAGCACTGCTGACGCAGTTGAGCCTGTGGTGGTTCTCGCGGCTCGAGGTGCCCAACCATCTGGTCGAGCCGACCGCGGGTGGGCTCGCCGCGCTCGAGTCGCCGCTGCCGCCGGATGTGGCGGCGCGCGCGATGCTCGTCAAGCGGCTCGACATGTTCCCCATCGAGGCGGTCGTGCGCGGCTACCTCGTGGGCTCGGGCTGGGTCGAGTACCAGGCGAGCCGATCGGTGTGCGGCATCCCGCTGCCGGCCGGCCTCTCGAACGGCGACCGCCTGCCGGAGCCCATCTACACCCCCGCGTACAAGGCGCCGCTCGGCGAGCACGACGAGAACATCACCTTCGCGCAGACCGTCGAGCTCGTGGGCGCCACGGATGCGGCGGCCATCCGCGACCTCAGCCTGCACGTGTTCTCGACCGCGTCCGCGATCGCGGAGGAGCGCGGGGTGATCCTCGCCGACACCAAGTTCGAGTTCGGGCGGGATGCGGCGAGCGGCGAGATCACGCTCGCCGACGAGGTGCTCACCTCCGACTCGAGCCGCTACTGGGATGCCGAGGCCTACGCGGCGGGCGGGGCGAACCGGCTCGACAGCTTCGACAAGCAGATCGTGCGGGACTGGCTCGCCGCCCACTGGGACAAGCAGGGCACCCCGCCCGAGCTGCCGGCCGAGATCGTCGAGCGCACGGCGGCGCGGTACCGCGAGCTCATCGAGCGGCTGACTCTCCCCCGCTGA
- a CDS encoding NAD(P)-binding domain-containing protein: MTDRPTDTAVVIIGAGQAGLSVGYFLRKLGLDPGNDFVLLDRGPGAGGAWQFRWEALRLGYAHRVNDLPGMEELGLSFDTADRHAPAREVVADYYRQYEEHFGLQVVRPADVTRVTATFDGFAVTFDDAYGDQTVSTQVLVNATGTWGAPFVPWYPGMNGFQGRQLHTVDYRDAEEFRGRDVVVVGGGTSAIGFLLELEGVAGSTTWVARRPVEFLEEQELNIEGGTRAVTLQDAAAREGLALPSIVSTTGVPRTRRIQSAIDRGLLVAKPMFASIEADGVRWADGGFQHADAIIWATGFRPELRHLAPLKLRERAGGVTVAGGAAYRNANIFFAGYGPTASTIGASRAGRTIARQIVSALSARGF; the protein is encoded by the coding sequence GTGACCGACCGTCCCACCGACACCGCCGTCGTGATCATCGGCGCCGGTCAGGCGGGCCTCTCGGTCGGCTATTTCCTGCGCAAGCTCGGGCTCGATCCGGGCAACGACTTCGTGCTCCTGGATCGCGGTCCGGGTGCGGGGGGCGCGTGGCAGTTCCGGTGGGAGGCGCTGCGGCTCGGCTACGCGCACCGGGTGAACGACCTTCCCGGCATGGAGGAGCTCGGGCTGAGCTTCGACACCGCCGATCGGCATGCCCCCGCGCGCGAGGTGGTGGCCGACTACTACCGGCAGTACGAGGAGCACTTCGGGCTGCAGGTGGTGCGCCCGGCGGATGTGACGCGCGTGACCGCGACCTTCGACGGCTTCGCGGTGACCTTCGACGACGCATACGGCGATCAGACCGTGTCCACCCAGGTGCTGGTCAATGCGACCGGAACGTGGGGGGCGCCCTTCGTGCCCTGGTATCCGGGCATGAACGGCTTCCAGGGACGTCAGCTGCACACCGTCGACTATCGGGATGCAGAGGAGTTCCGCGGCCGCGACGTGGTCGTGGTCGGCGGCGGCACGAGCGCGATCGGCTTCCTCCTGGAGCTCGAGGGGGTCGCCGGCAGCACCACCTGGGTGGCGCGGCGCCCGGTCGAGTTCCTCGAGGAGCAGGAGCTCAACATCGAGGGCGGCACGCGCGCCGTCACGCTGCAGGATGCCGCCGCGCGCGAGGGGCTCGCGCTGCCGAGCATCGTGTCGACCACGGGCGTTCCGCGCACCCGGCGCATCCAGTCGGCGATCGACCGCGGCCTGCTGGTCGCGAAACCCATGTTCGCCTCGATCGAGGCCGATGGCGTGCGCTGGGCGGATGGCGGCTTCCAGCACGCCGACGCCATCATCTGGGCCACCGGCTTCCGCCCCGAGCTGCGCCATCTCGCACCGCTCAAGCTCCGCGAGCGGGCGGGCGGCGTGACGGTCGCCGGCGGTGCCGCCTACCGCAATGCGAACATCTTCTTCGCGGGCTACGGCCCCACGGCATCCACGATCGGGGCGAGTCGCGCCGGGCGCACGATCGCGCGGCAGATCGTCTCGGCGCTCAGCGCCCGCGGTTTCTGA
- a CDS encoding DUF3073 domain-containing protein has product MGRGRQKAKHTKVARDLKYFSPDTNYGALERELGGNPRLEEDLEKWPEYADTYGDDEEDVDDDVKTA; this is encoded by the coding sequence ATGGGGCGCGGCCGTCAGAAGGCAAAGCACACCAAGGTCGCCCGGGATCTGAAGTACTTCAGCCCGGACACGAACTACGGCGCACTCGAGCGCGAACTCGGCGGCAACCCCCGCCTGGAGGAAGACCTCGAGAAGTGGCCGGAGTACGCCGACACCTACGGTGACGACGAGGAAGACGTCGACGACGACGTCAAGACCGCCTGA
- a CDS encoding sterol carrier family protein, whose protein sequence is MAVRRRIDPDAGRAAVRAWQQGAGDRPTVATAVRFLLEQLATDHEGNSVEVRVPPFGATQAIEGPRHTRGTPPNVVEMDAATWLALATGALGWAEAVSDAQVAASGTRADLSGVLPIRWVA, encoded by the coding sequence GTGGCGGTGAGGCGGCGGATCGATCCGGATGCGGGGCGCGCGGCTGTGCGCGCCTGGCAGCAGGGCGCGGGCGATCGACCCACGGTGGCCACCGCCGTGCGCTTCCTGCTCGAGCAACTGGCGACCGATCACGAGGGGAACTCCGTCGAGGTGCGGGTGCCGCCGTTCGGGGCGACTCAGGCGATCGAGGGCCCGCGGCACACCCGCGGCACCCCGCCCAACGTGGTCGAGATGGATGCCGCCACCTGGCTCGCGCTCGCGACCGGCGCGCTCGGCTGGGCCGAGGCGGTGTCGGATGCCCAGGTGGCGGCATCCGGGACCCGCGCCGACCTCTCCGGGGTGCTGCCGATCCGGTGGGTCGCCTAG
- the purF gene encoding amidophosphoribosyltransferase — MCGIVGIVSSSPVNQQVYDSLSLLQHRGQDSTGIATAEGSIVHMFKAKGQVREAYRTRDMRTLLGTMGLGHVRYATRGDASKEQEAQPFYVNAPYGIVLVHNGNLTNTRELTQELFHTDRRHLNTSSDTELLVNVLANELQAQIRGDDLDPDQVFDAIETLHERVEGSYAAIALIAGQGMLAFRDPFGIRPLILGRRTEGLVGDEWVVASESLVLESGGYEVVRDVAPGEAVFITRSGELYSRQCAKNPRLIPCSFEYVYLARPDSIMNGISVYDARLRLGDRLADTIAKYTPSGAIDVVMPIPDSSRPAAMQVARKLGIEYREGFYKNRYVGRTFIMPGQEQRKKSVKQKLNAMSSEFAGKNVLIVDDSIVRGTTSKEIVDMARQAGAHSVTFTSAAPPVRYPHVYGINMPTRAELIASGRKIPEIATALGADYLIYQEVEDMKSAILEGSPITELEMSCFTGEYVTGTVTPEYLEWVEKNQLS, encoded by the coding sequence ATGTGCGGCATCGTCGGCATCGTCTCATCGAGCCCCGTCAACCAGCAGGTGTACGACAGCCTGTCCCTCCTCCAGCACCGCGGCCAGGACTCCACGGGTATCGCGACCGCCGAAGGCTCGATCGTGCACATGTTCAAAGCCAAGGGCCAGGTGCGCGAGGCGTATCGCACGCGCGACATGCGCACCCTGCTCGGCACCATGGGCCTCGGCCACGTGCGCTACGCGACCCGCGGCGACGCCTCCAAGGAGCAGGAGGCTCAGCCGTTCTACGTGAACGCGCCGTACGGCATCGTCCTCGTGCACAACGGCAACCTCACCAACACGCGCGAGCTCACCCAGGAGCTGTTCCACACCGACCGCCGGCACCTCAACACGAGCTCCGACACCGAGCTGCTCGTCAACGTGCTCGCCAACGAGCTGCAGGCGCAGATCCGGGGCGACGACCTCGACCCCGACCAGGTGTTCGACGCCATCGAGACCCTGCACGAACGCGTCGAGGGCTCCTACGCCGCCATCGCGCTCATCGCGGGGCAGGGGATGCTCGCCTTCCGCGACCCCTTCGGCATCCGCCCGCTCATCCTGGGTCGACGCACCGAGGGGCTCGTCGGCGACGAATGGGTCGTGGCGAGCGAGTCGCTCGTGCTCGAGTCGGGCGGCTACGAGGTGGTGCGGGATGTGGCGCCCGGCGAGGCGGTCTTCATCACCCGCAGCGGCGAGCTGTACTCGCGCCAGTGCGCCAAGAACCCGCGCCTCATCCCCTGCTCCTTCGAGTACGTGTACCTCGCGCGCCCCGACTCGATCATGAACGGCATCTCGGTGTACGACGCGCGCCTGCGCCTCGGCGACCGGCTCGCCGACACCATCGCCAAGTACACGCCATCCGGGGCGATCGACGTCGTGATGCCGATCCCGGACTCCTCCCGCCCGGCCGCCATGCAGGTGGCCCGCAAGCTCGGCATCGAGTACCGCGAGGGCTTCTACAAGAACCGCTACGTGGGCCGGACGTTCATCATGCCGGGCCAGGAGCAGCGCAAGAAGAGCGTCAAGCAGAAGCTCAACGCCATGTCGAGCGAGTTCGCCGGCAAGAACGTGCTCATCGTCGACGACTCGATCGTGCGCGGCACGACCTCGAAGGAGATCGTCGACATGGCCCGCCAGGCCGGCGCCCACTCGGTCACCTTCACCTCGGCGGCCCCGCCCGTGCGCTACCCGCACGTGTACGGCATCAACATGCCGACGCGGGCCGAGCTCATCGCATCCGGCCGCAAGATCCCGGAGATCGCGACGGCGCTCGGCGCCGACTACCTCATCTATCAGGAGGTCGAGGACATGAAGTCGGCGATCCTCGAGGGCTCCCCGATCACCGAGCTCGAGATGAGCTGCTTCACCGGCGAGTACGTGACCGGCACGGTCACCCCCGAGTACCTCGAGTGGGTGGAGAAGAACCAGCTCAGCTGA
- the purD gene encoding phosphoribosylamine--glycine ligase gives MKILVLGSGAREHAIVEALLAEGADHQITVAPGNAGIAAQVETVALDPSNGRIVAQYALDNDVELVVVGPEAPLVAGVADVLRASGVPVFGPGKAAAALEGSKAFAKRIMEAAQVPTGRAVRATSHDELVAALDALGAPHVVKADGLAAGKGVLVTEDRDAAIAHADHYLQYGPVLVEEFLSGQEVSLFFLADGHDVVPLSPAQDYKRAYDGDEGPNTGGMGAYSPLPWLSARWGSEAAFVDEVLDTIALPTVRALEAEGTPFIGLLYCGLIVSDEGGPGGGAVRVIEFNARFGDPETQVVLPRLRTPLSELLLAAATGSLGRLPYPAFSDEVAVVVVLASEGYPEDPVTGRALAGLEDAAAVPGVTIAHASTALVDGGYVATGGRVLGVVARGDDFRAARAAAYQAIGLIRLEGGQHRTDIAERVAR, from the coding sequence GTGAAGATCCTCGTCCTCGGATCCGGTGCCCGTGAGCACGCCATCGTCGAAGCCCTCCTCGCCGAGGGCGCCGACCACCAGATCACCGTCGCGCCCGGCAACGCCGGCATCGCCGCCCAGGTGGAGACGGTGGCCCTCGACCCGAGCAACGGTCGGATCGTCGCGCAATACGCCCTCGACAACGACGTCGAGCTCGTCGTGGTCGGCCCGGAGGCACCGCTCGTGGCGGGCGTGGCGGATGTGCTGCGTGCGAGCGGGGTGCCCGTCTTCGGCCCCGGCAAGGCGGCCGCGGCGCTCGAGGGCTCGAAGGCGTTCGCGAAACGGATCATGGAGGCGGCGCAGGTGCCCACCGGCCGCGCGGTCCGCGCCACCAGCCACGACGAACTGGTGGCCGCGCTCGACGCACTGGGCGCCCCGCACGTCGTGAAGGCCGACGGCCTCGCGGCCGGCAAGGGCGTGCTCGTCACGGAGGACCGGGATGCGGCGATCGCCCACGCCGACCACTACCTGCAGTACGGCCCGGTGCTCGTCGAGGAGTTCCTCTCGGGCCAGGAGGTGTCGCTGTTCTTCCTCGCGGACGGCCACGACGTGGTGCCGCTGAGCCCCGCCCAGGACTACAAGCGCGCCTACGACGGCGACGAAGGCCCCAACACGGGCGGCATGGGCGCCTACTCGCCGCTGCCGTGGCTTTCGGCGCGCTGGGGCTCCGAGGCGGCGTTCGTGGACGAGGTGCTCGACACGATCGCCCTGCCGACGGTCCGCGCGCTCGAGGCGGAGGGCACCCCCTTCATCGGGCTGCTGTACTGCGGACTCATCGTGAGCGACGAGGGCGGGCCCGGCGGTGGCGCTGTGCGGGTCATCGAGTTCAATGCGCGCTTCGGCGACCCCGAGACCCAGGTGGTGCTGCCGCGCCTGCGCACCCCGCTCTCCGAGCTGCTGCTCGCGGCCGCGACCGGCTCGCTCGGCCGGCTGCCGTATCCCGCGTTCTCCGACGAGGTGGCCGTGGTGGTCGTGCTCGCGAGCGAAGGCTACCCGGAGGATCCGGTGACCGGGCGGGCGCTCGCGGGGCTCGAGGATGCCGCCGCGGTCCCGGGTGTGACGATCGCGCACGCCTCGACCGCACTCGTCGACGGCGGCTATGTGGCGACCGGCGGGCGCGTGCTCGGGGTCGTCGCGCGCGGCGACGACTTCCGCGCGGCGCGCGCGGCGGCCTACCAGGCGATCGGCCTCATCCGGCTCGAGGGCGGGCAGCACCGCACCGACATCGCGGAGCGGGTGGCCCGATGA